The following proteins are encoded in a genomic region of Acidobacteriota bacterium:
- a CDS encoding DUF1501 domain-containing protein yields the protein MWDKKTDTSRLQEDTWSRREFLHRSGLGFGGMALAHLLQAELAVASSSSSSSPNLLPRQPHIRPQARAVIQLMQNGGPSQMDLFDPKPELQKRSGKRHVEKVETFQPGSEANMLLGSPFEFAPRGQSGIELSNAIPHTASMVDDLCFVRSMHTEHNNHTEALVMLQTCKIFPGRPTLGAWISYALGTENQNLPSYIVLRDPEGYGTSAALLWENGWLPSLYRGTEFSSRGSAVLDLHPARPVASQSRRDQLDFLAKLNQQHRTGYPHNSDLETRIRNYELAARMQLAAGEVLDHSGESAATKQLYGLDIPAISSYGTRLLMARRLVEAGVRFIQVFPPAKPSTQPWDSHRNTQEEIESIAARTELPVEGLVRDLQSRGLLDSVIVMWCGEFGRLPVSQNGLGRDHNRNAFTLWLAGGGFKAGYAHGATDEFGYRAVKDRVSVPDLQATVLHQLGVDHRKLSYLHHGRDETPTDYPVTGAKVVRELLDRPSVPV from the coding sequence ATGTGGGATAAGAAAACAGACACTTCTCGTTTGCAGGAAGACACCTGGTCGCGGCGGGAATTCCTGCACCGGTCCGGGCTGGGATTCGGTGGCATGGCCCTGGCTCATCTGCTGCAGGCTGAACTGGCCGTCGCCAGCTCCTCTTCCTCTAGCAGTCCCAATCTTCTACCCAGGCAGCCCCATATCCGGCCGCAGGCCCGCGCCGTGATTCAACTCATGCAGAACGGCGGTCCCAGCCAGATGGATCTGTTCGATCCCAAGCCGGAGTTGCAGAAGCGGTCCGGGAAGCGGCATGTCGAGAAGGTGGAGACCTTTCAGCCGGGCAGCGAGGCCAACATGCTGCTGGGCAGCCCCTTCGAGTTTGCTCCGCGCGGGCAGTCCGGGATCGAGCTTTCCAACGCCATTCCCCATACGGCTTCCATGGTGGACGACCTCTGCTTTGTGCGCTCCATGCACACCGAGCACAACAACCACACCGAAGCCCTGGTCATGCTGCAGACCTGCAAGATCTTTCCCGGCAGGCCCACCCTGGGGGCCTGGATCAGCTATGCCCTCGGAACCGAAAACCAGAACCTCCCCTCCTACATCGTCTTGCGCGACCCCGAGGGCTACGGCACCAGCGCCGCCCTGTTGTGGGAGAACGGCTGGTTGCCGTCTCTCTATCGCGGCACCGAATTCAGTTCCAGGGGCTCCGCCGTCCTGGATCTGCATCCGGCCCGGCCGGTGGCCAGCCAATCGCGAAGGGACCAGCTGGACTTTCTGGCGAAGCTCAACCAGCAGCATCGAACCGGCTATCCCCACAACTCCGATCTGGAGACGCGCATTCGCAACTACGAGCTGGCTGCGCGGATGCAGTTGGCGGCCGGTGAGGTCCTGGACCACTCGGGCGAGTCGGCGGCCACCAAGCAGCTCTACGGACTGGATATTCCGGCGATCTCCAGCTATGGGACCCGCCTGCTGATGGCCAGGCGCCTGGTGGAGGCCGGAGTGCGCTTCATTCAGGTCTTCCCGCCGGCCAAGCCCTCCACCCAGCCCTGGGACAGCCACAGGAATACGCAAGAAGAGATCGAATCCATCGCCGCCAGGACGGAGTTGCCGGTCGAAGGCCTGGTGAGAGACCTCCAGAGCCGGGGATTGCTGGACAGCGTCATCGTGATGTGGTGCGGGGAATTCGGACGGCTGCCGGTATCCCAGAACGGGTTGGGGCGTGACCACAATCGAAACGCCTTTACGCTTTGGCTTGCGGGTGGGGGCTTCAAGGCCGGATACGCCCACGGGGCCACCGACGAGTTCGGCTATCGGGCCGTGAAGGATCGAGTGAGCGTGCCCGATTTGCAGGCCACCGTGCTGCACCAGCTGGGAGTGGATCACCGCAAGCTGAGCTATCTCCACCACGGCCGGGACGAGACCCCAACCGACTATCCGGTGACCGGAGCCAAGGTCGTGCGGGAACTGCTCGACCGGCCATCGGTTCCAGTCTAG
- a CDS encoding FAD-dependent oxidoreductase: protein MKGFNTSSTVRSAAPERASVAVIGAGIVGNCLVAHLAELGWRDLLLIDKGPLPKPGGSTGHASNFIFPTDHNREIALLTLDSQRQYEALGVNTTCGGIEVARTEARMEELRRRMTSARAWGIRTELLSSAEVVAKAPFVNGDVIRGGFYTPSASVVDSVRAGTIMRERAQAKGVLTVLDNTEVTGLEVTRPPVGRPRIRAVVTASGAIEVEQVVIACGVWSPRLAAMAGATIPLTPAVHQMANFGSIDLLQRTGNEIGFPIVRDMDTFMYERQSQEVMQVGSYAHRPILVPPDDIPSLAEAERSPTELPFTSGDFAPQLEHAREIMGALLAGSEMQYAVNGLLSLTPDAQQVLGETAEVEKLWSAAAVWVKEGPGTARLVAEWITYGYPRLCDPHGSDVTRFYPHERTSQHIRQRCHEHFNKTYGIVHPREQWESGRGMKRAPFHDRTAALGAEFHEARGWERPQWYASNADLVSGYAVPDRPHEWDRRWWSPIIDAEHLHLREKVGIVDLSGFQIFDASGPGVTPYLERLTVNRCDRPVGRCIYTPLLTPEGGIRADLTIQRLAQDRFRIVTGAFDGARDEVWFRRHLPPDGSVQFENLSSAICTLGVWGPDAGALLSTITDTPLSQAAFPYGTLQEAIVGGVPVTMLRISYVGENGWEIYAPMPHGAHLWDAVLEAGRVFDARPVGMGVYGGTGRLEKGYALMGADLDSEHSPVEAGLGRARVKDADFIGRNAYLQARSERPVAKLCTLTMDADASGLKRFPTGGNEPILTADGARIVDARDRESRATSAGMGPSVGKFLLLAYLPIEQATPGTGLQVLYMNRAYPVTVAASPVFDPGNTRMKE from the coding sequence ATGAAGGGGTTCAACACGAGCAGCACGGTCCGGAGCGCTGCGCCGGAGCGGGCAAGCGTCGCCGTGATCGGCGCCGGCATCGTCGGCAACTGCCTGGTCGCTCATCTGGCGGAGCTCGGTTGGCGCGACCTGCTGCTCATCGACAAGGGGCCGCTGCCCAAGCCCGGGGGCTCGACCGGCCACGCCTCGAACTTCATCTTTCCGACCGACCACAACCGGGAGATCGCCCTGCTGACCCTGGACAGCCAACGCCAGTACGAGGCGCTCGGCGTCAACACCACCTGCGGCGGCATCGAGGTGGCGCGCACCGAGGCCCGCATGGAGGAGTTGCGCCGGCGCATGACCTCGGCGCGGGCCTGGGGCATCCGGACCGAGCTGCTGTCGTCGGCGGAGGTCGTCGCCAAGGCACCGTTCGTGAATGGCGACGTGATCCGGGGCGGCTTTTACACCCCCAGCGCGTCGGTGGTCGACTCGGTCCGGGCGGGTACGATCATGCGCGAGCGGGCGCAGGCGAAGGGCGTGCTCACGGTATTGGACAACACCGAGGTCACCGGGCTCGAGGTGACCCGCCCGCCCGTCGGCCGCCCGCGCATCCGGGCCGTAGTTACCGCGAGCGGGGCCATCGAGGTCGAGCAAGTGGTGATCGCCTGCGGGGTCTGGAGCCCGCGACTGGCCGCCATGGCCGGCGCCACCATTCCCCTGACGCCTGCCGTGCACCAAATGGCCAACTTCGGCTCGATCGACCTTCTGCAGCGGACCGGCAACGAGATCGGCTTCCCTATCGTGCGCGACATGGACACGTTCATGTATGAACGGCAGAGTCAGGAGGTGATGCAGGTCGGCTCCTACGCCCATCGGCCCATTCTGGTGCCTCCCGACGACATTCCGTCGCTGGCCGAGGCCGAGCGTTCGCCCACCGAGTTGCCGTTCACCTCCGGCGACTTCGCACCCCAGCTCGAACACGCCCGCGAGATCATGGGCGCGCTGCTGGCCGGGTCCGAGATGCAATACGCGGTCAACGGCCTGCTGTCCCTGACCCCCGACGCGCAGCAGGTGCTGGGAGAGACGGCCGAGGTGGAGAAGCTCTGGTCGGCCGCGGCCGTCTGGGTCAAGGAAGGCCCGGGCACGGCGCGCCTCGTGGCGGAGTGGATCACCTATGGCTACCCGCGCCTGTGCGATCCGCACGGGTCCGACGTCACCCGATTCTATCCCCACGAGCGGACTTCGCAGCACATTCGCCAGCGCTGCCACGAGCACTTCAACAAGACCTACGGCATCGTGCATCCACGCGAGCAGTGGGAGTCGGGGCGCGGCATGAAACGAGCGCCCTTCCACGACCGGACTGCCGCCCTGGGCGCCGAGTTCCACGAGGCGCGCGGCTGGGAACGCCCCCAGTGGTACGCGAGCAACGCCGATCTGGTTTCGGGCTACGCGGTCCCGGACCGCCCCCACGAGTGGGACCGTCGCTGGTGGTCGCCCATCATCGACGCGGAACACCTCCACCTGCGGGAGAAGGTGGGCATCGTCGATCTGAGCGGGTTTCAGATCTTCGACGCCTCCGGACCCGGTGTGACGCCCTACCTTGAAAGACTGACGGTGAACCGCTGCGATCGTCCCGTGGGCCGCTGCATCTACACGCCGCTGCTCACGCCCGAAGGTGGCATCCGAGCCGATCTCACCATCCAGCGGCTCGCCCAAGATCGGTTCCGCATCGTTACCGGCGCCTTCGACGGCGCGCGCGACGAAGTCTGGTTCCGCCGGCATCTGCCCCCTGACGGCTCCGTGCAGTTCGAGAACCTGTCGTCTGCCATTTGTACTCTGGGCGTGTGGGGTCCGGACGCCGGCGCACTGCTCTCCACCATCACCGACACGCCGCTCTCCCAAGCGGCTTTTCCGTACGGCACGCTGCAGGAGGCGATCGTCGGAGGCGTACCGGTGACGATGCTGCGCATCTCGTACGTGGGCGAGAACGGTTGGGAGATCTATGCCCCCATGCCGCACGGCGCGCACCTGTGGGATGCGGTGCTGGAGGCTGGTCGCGTCTTCGACGCCCGGCCGGTCGGCATGGGAGTGTACGGCGGCACCGGCCGGCTGGAGAAGGGGTACGCGCTCATGGGCGCGGATCTCGACTCGGAGCACTCGCCGGTCGAGGCCGGTCTGGGGAGGGCCCGCGTGAAAGACGCGGATTTCATTGGTAGAAACGCCTATCTGCAGGCGCGTTCGGAGCGACCCGTGGCCAAGCTGTGCACGCTGACCATGGACGCCGACGCGTCGGGGCTGAAGCGCTTTCCCACCGGGGGCAACGAGCCGATCCTCACTGCAGACGGCGCCCGCATCGTCGACGCCCGCGACCGGGAGTCGCGGGCTACCTCCGCCGGCATGGGACCTTCCGTCGGCAAGTTTCTCCTGCTCGCCTATCTGCCGATCGAGCAGGCGACGCCCGGCACCGGGCTGCAGGTGCTGTACATGAACAGAGCCTATCCGGTGACGGTGGCCGCTTCGCCCGTATTCGATCCCGGGAACACCAGGATGAAGGAGTAG
- a CDS encoding DUF1553 domain-containing protein: MNLSSPQPTRNRPTKAAGLFLSLGLFFWIPLPGAATDSDGSGELPEQQKSFREKVLPVFQEHCLRCHGEQLMIKELDLSKLSTILNGSESGPVVVPGRPAESKLYRLIESGSMPPDLDGGLPEAQRATIKAWIESGLASGLEESAASQALNQHDVIPILLRHCTTCHGLRRQGNDLDLRSRASMVQGGKSGPALIPGKPDQSLMVEMIRSGKMPPKKRLFEVGVTPVSDSDLEKLRQWILQGAPEEDIKPDVAGTEPDPLVSDRDRQFWAFQPPRQVAPPVVEHGNRAVNPIDAFVSRKLEDRGLSLSAEADRLTLIRRASLDLTGLPPTPPEVRRFLEDREPRAYERLIDRLLESGRYGERWGRYWLDVAGYSDHEGGKVNANGPGRKHAWRYRDYVIRSLNADKPYDRFLMEQIAGDELVDYETTPVITREMVDNLIATGFLRMGPDSTGYELSFVEDRFDVIADEIEILGTGIMGMTLQCARCHSHKFDPIPQRDYFRLADLLKGALDEFDWLAGTPISEVVKFEQRILPYVPPMTNPLRLLEQEKERKARNEVLEEQVKELQQALEERGRDLRDRVLEERLDQIAPALAQDLRLLLKTPEEDRNSGQKSLAQEYMQLLTVTANELKERDAVYRREAGKLERKIAWLQHRQEAEPRIRALWDRGAPSPTYLLRRGDYLSPGRLVGPGVPSVLTDGRTPFRVEPPWPGSQKTGRRLALAKWLVDRDHPLTARVMVNRIWKHHFGRGIVETLGNFGKSGARPTHPELLDWLAVEFMNRSWSMKAIHRLMMTSRTYRQSSRVGPEQKRLDPENRFLSRWPLKRMDGEALRDSLLRVSGRLDETPYGPPDPVFVRADGLSTAYEGERGWRRSIYLRQLRMNSPTTLDLFDYPTMNPNCTERAQSTVAPQALHLLNDATIRRLAADLARRVEKEAGDSLPAQVELMYWIVLSRPPAAEEQRLSLQSFRSAWKELGNGNRKRQQVLAKLAHTLYNSAAFVYID, translated from the coding sequence ATGAATCTTTCTTCTCCCCAGCCAACAAGAAACCGACCGACGAAGGCCGCGGGTTTATTTCTGAGCCTGGGTCTTTTCTTCTGGATCCCTCTGCCCGGGGCTGCTACCGACTCCGACGGCAGCGGCGAACTGCCGGAACAGCAGAAGTCCTTCCGGGAGAAGGTCCTCCCCGTCTTCCAGGAACACTGCCTGCGCTGTCATGGCGAGCAGCTGATGATCAAGGAGCTGGATCTCAGCAAGCTCTCAACCATCCTGAATGGCAGCGAGTCGGGTCCGGTGGTGGTGCCCGGCCGGCCGGCGGAGAGCAAGCTCTACCGGTTGATCGAAAGCGGTTCGATGCCTCCCGACCTGGACGGAGGTCTTCCGGAGGCGCAAAGGGCAACCATCAAGGCCTGGATCGAGAGCGGCCTGGCGAGCGGGTTGGAAGAGTCAGCCGCAAGCCAGGCCCTCAATCAGCACGACGTGATCCCGATTCTGCTGCGTCACTGCACCACCTGTCACGGGCTGCGCCGCCAGGGCAATGACCTCGATCTGAGGAGCCGGGCGTCCATGGTCCAGGGTGGGAAATCAGGTCCGGCATTGATTCCGGGAAAACCGGACCAGAGCCTGATGGTGGAGATGATCCGTTCGGGCAAGATGCCTCCCAAGAAACGGCTCTTTGAAGTCGGGGTGACCCCCGTTTCGGATTCCGACCTGGAAAAGCTGCGGCAGTGGATCCTGCAGGGCGCTCCGGAAGAGGACATCAAGCCCGATGTTGCCGGCACCGAGCCCGATCCTCTGGTGAGCGACCGGGACCGCCAGTTCTGGGCCTTCCAGCCGCCCAGGCAGGTCGCGCCGCCTGTGGTCGAACATGGGAATCGAGCGGTCAATCCCATCGACGCCTTCGTATCGAGAAAACTGGAAGACCGGGGATTGTCTCTGTCGGCCGAAGCCGATCGGTTGACACTGATCCGGCGAGCCTCCCTGGACCTGACCGGCCTGCCTCCGACGCCCCCCGAGGTCCGGAGGTTCTTGGAAGACCGGGAGCCGCGTGCCTACGAGAGACTCATCGACCGCTTGCTGGAGTCAGGCCGCTACGGGGAGCGCTGGGGACGTTACTGGCTGGACGTGGCCGGCTACTCCGACCACGAGGGCGGGAAGGTGAATGCCAACGGACCCGGCAGGAAGCATGCATGGCGGTATCGGGACTACGTGATCCGGTCCCTGAACGCCGACAAACCCTACGACCGCTTTCTCATGGAGCAGATCGCCGGAGACGAGCTGGTCGATTACGAAACGACTCCGGTGATTACCCGGGAGATGGTCGACAACCTGATCGCCACCGGTTTCCTGCGCATGGGGCCTGACAGCACCGGCTACGAGCTGAGCTTCGTGGAGGACCGGTTCGACGTCATTGCCGATGAAATCGAGATCCTGGGGACGGGCATCATGGGCATGACGCTCCAATGCGCCCGCTGCCACAGCCACAAGTTCGATCCCATTCCCCAGCGGGACTACTTCCGGCTTGCCGATCTGCTGAAGGGGGCTCTGGACGAGTTCGACTGGTTGGCGGGAACGCCGATCAGCGAGGTGGTGAAGTTCGAGCAGCGGATTCTGCCCTATGTGCCTCCCATGACCAATCCCTTGCGACTGCTGGAGCAGGAAAAAGAGCGCAAAGCCAGGAACGAGGTCCTGGAAGAGCAGGTCAAGGAGTTGCAGCAGGCGTTGGAGGAAAGGGGCAGGGACTTGAGGGACCGCGTTCTGGAGGAGCGGTTGGATCAGATTGCGCCCGCCCTGGCCCAGGATCTGAGGCTATTGCTCAAGACTCCGGAAGAAGATCGGAACAGCGGGCAGAAGTCCCTGGCCCAGGAGTACATGCAACTGTTGACCGTCACCGCCAACGAGTTGAAGGAGCGGGACGCCGTCTACCGACGGGAGGCTGGGAAGCTGGAGCGCAAGATCGCCTGGCTGCAACACCGGCAGGAGGCGGAGCCGCGTATTCGGGCGCTCTGGGACCGGGGAGCCCCCTCTCCCACCTATCTGCTCCGGCGGGGCGATTACTTGAGTCCGGGCCGGCTGGTCGGTCCGGGGGTGCCCTCGGTGCTGACTGACGGCAGAACTCCGTTCCGGGTGGAGCCTCCATGGCCGGGATCCCAAAAGACCGGAAGGCGCCTGGCCCTGGCCAAGTGGTTGGTGGACCGGGACCATCCCCTGACGGCGCGGGTCATGGTCAACCGCATCTGGAAGCACCATTTCGGCCGGGGGATCGTCGAGACCCTGGGCAATTTCGGAAAGTCGGGCGCCCGCCCCACCCATCCGGAGCTGCTGGACTGGCTGGCGGTGGAGTTCATGAATCGTAGCTGGAGCATGAAAGCCATCCACCGATTGATGATGACCTCCAGGACCTATCGCCAATCCTCCAGGGTAGGTCCCGAGCAGAAGCGGCTCGACCCCGAAAACCGGTTCCTGTCCCGATGGCCCTTGAAGCGTATGGACGGCGAAGCCCTCCGCGACAGCCTGCTTCGGGTCAGTGGCCGCCTGGATGAGACTCCTTACGGCCCCCCGGATCCGGTTTTTGTCAGAGCCGACGGGCTCTCCACCGCCTACGAGGGGGAAAGAGGCTGGCGGCGGAGCATCTATCTGCGGCAACTGCGCATGAACAGCCCCACCACCCTGGACCTGTTCGACTATCCCACCATGAATCCCAATTGCACCGAACGGGCACAGTCCACCGTAGCCCCGCAGGCTCTTCACCTGCTCAACGACGCCACCATCCGCCGGCTGGCGGCCGACCTGGCGCGGCGGGTGGAGAAGGAAGCGGGGGACAGCCTGCCAGCCCAGGTGGAACTCATGTACTGGATCGTGTTGAGCCGGCCCCCCGCTGCCGAAGAGCAGAGGTTGAGTCTGCAGTCCTTCCGGAGCGCCTGGAAGGAGCTGGGGAACGGCAACCGGAAGCGGCAACAGGTGTTGGCCAAGCTGGCCCATACGCTCTATAATTCGGCAGCTTTCGTCTATATCGATTGA
- a CDS encoding aminomethyl transferase family protein, with protein sequence MSGQPRGVDQSDRMVPINLRQSGLTPTQLLISTRVRKSPYWHLSHAAGCWRATVYNRVYHPRGYVRPEEGGAAAEHEALTQHVTLWNVAVERQIRVAGTDAERFVDYVITRDATLIEPMSARYVILCNDKGGILNDPVLLRLSRHEFWFSLADSDLLYWLQGVNVGLRMDVGIDEIDVCPVQIQGPKSLALMVDLVGGGVRDIPYYGLLEAEIGGCSVVVSQSGFSGEKGYEIYLRDATLHAERLWSAVLEAGEPHQLMVIAPGHQRRIQAGILSWGQDMDHETVPFQCNLAYQVPRKKRGDYIGRAALERMRAEIEAGRPPFKMVMVGMKLGGKPIDDYAPDFWLVSDAGGGDPIGYLTSPWHAPEIGCNIALGYVPLGRSAVGTELRVWLPDDYASEPGRPDPARVCEVPFRPSFNPSARERAHARGEDAAD encoded by the coding sequence ATGAGCGGTCAGCCGCGCGGTGTCGACCAATCCGACCGCATGGTACCGATCAACCTGCGCCAGAGTGGCCTCACCCCCACCCAACTGCTCATCTCCACCCGCGTGCGGAAGTCGCCCTACTGGCATCTGTCCCATGCCGCGGGCTGCTGGCGAGCCACCGTTTACAACCGCGTGTACCATCCGCGCGGCTACGTCCGGCCCGAGGAAGGCGGCGCCGCGGCCGAGCACGAGGCCCTGACGCAGCACGTCACGCTGTGGAACGTCGCCGTCGAACGGCAGATCCGGGTCGCCGGCACCGACGCCGAGCGGTTCGTCGACTACGTCATCACCCGCGACGCGACCCTCATCGAGCCGATGAGCGCCCGCTACGTCATCCTCTGCAACGACAAGGGCGGCATCCTGAACGACCCGGTGCTGCTGCGCCTCTCGCGCCACGAGTTCTGGTTCTCGCTGGCCGACTCCGACCTGCTGTACTGGCTGCAGGGCGTCAACGTGGGGCTGCGCATGGACGTGGGGATCGACGAGATCGATGTTTGCCCGGTGCAGATCCAGGGGCCCAAGTCGCTCGCCCTGATGGTCGATCTGGTCGGCGGCGGAGTCCGGGATATTCCCTACTACGGTCTCCTCGAAGCGGAGATCGGGGGCTGTTCGGTCGTCGTCTCCCAGTCCGGCTTCTCGGGCGAGAAGGGCTACGAAATCTATCTGCGGGACGCGACCCTGCACGCCGAAAGGCTGTGGAGCGCGGTGCTTGAGGCGGGGGAACCCCACCAATTGATGGTCATCGCCCCCGGGCATCAGCGCCGCATCCAGGCCGGCATCCTGTCCTGGGGCCAGGACATGGACCATGAGACGGTGCCGTTCCAGTGCAACCTGGCCTATCAGGTGCCGCGCAAGAAGAGGGGCGACTACATCGGGCGGGCGGCCCTGGAACGGATGCGCGCCGAGATCGAGGCCGGCAGGCCGCCGTTCAAGATGGTCATGGTGGGCATGAAGCTGGGCGGCAAGCCGATCGACGACTATGCGCCGGACTTCTGGCTGGTCTCGGACGCCGGAGGCGGCGACCCGATCGGATACCTGACTTCGCCCTGGCACGCCCCCGAGATCGGCTGCAACATCGCCCTGGGCTACGTGCCGCTCGGCAGGTCGGCGGTCGGGACCGAGCTGCGGGTCTGGCTGCCCGACGACTACGCCAGTGAGCCGGGACGGCCGGACCCCGCCCGGGTGTGCGAGGTCCCTTTCCGTCCATCCTTCAACCCGAGCGCCCGGGAGCGAGCCCACGCCCGCGGAGAAGACGCGGCCGACTAG
- a CDS encoding DUF1501 domain-containing protein, with protein sequence MTRRHFFGRVSDGIYGVALTHLLTGDLFGVSGLTGGSESPAPGRGGIYDVAPRKPHFEAKAKSVILLFMNGGPSPMDLLDPKPMLDKHHGEPYFDQVAVDVPSPQQAGGLLRSPFKFAQHGQSGTWVSEAMPHVARRVDDIAVIRSMHTTSPAHPAALYKFQGGRMLPGIPTLGAWVVYGLGTENRNLPAFVVLDDPQGLPINGIANWQSGFLPPIYQGTRLRSVGDPLLNLRPEVAEPTALVKMGTRLRQQLDRIHRRDRPGLPELDARIASYELAARLQLEATDALDLSRESPRTLEMYGVGRKPAVVGKTHVNPGPDNYGRRCIMARRLVERGVRYVQVCVNSQIWDSHSHLEADLRSCCDRTDQPVAALLADLKERGLLDSTLVIWAGEFGRHPIAQIMPKQGVAGRDHNPRGFSLWMAGGGVKGGTVYGATDEFGYRAVENPVSIEDLHATILHLLGLHHEELFFERSGLREKITFNFEPRVVREILA encoded by the coding sequence ATGACCCGCCGACACTTTTTCGGGCGGGTCTCCGACGGCATCTACGGAGTGGCCCTGACCCACCTGCTGACGGGCGATCTCTTCGGCGTGTCCGGCTTGACGGGCGGGTCCGAGTCTCCGGCTCCCGGCCGCGGCGGCATCTACGATGTCGCCCCCAGGAAGCCCCACTTCGAGGCCAAGGCCAAGTCGGTCATCCTGCTGTTCATGAACGGCGGCCCCAGCCCCATGGACCTGCTGGATCCCAAGCCGATGCTGGACAAGCACCACGGAGAGCCCTATTTCGACCAGGTTGCCGTGGACGTGCCCTCGCCTCAGCAGGCCGGCGGGTTGCTGCGCAGTCCCTTCAAGTTCGCCCAGCACGGCCAGTCCGGCACCTGGGTCTCCGAGGCCATGCCCCATGTCGCCCGGCGGGTGGACGACATCGCGGTCATCCGGTCCATGCACACCACCAGTCCGGCCCATCCGGCGGCGCTCTACAAGTTTCAAGGCGGTCGCATGCTGCCGGGCATCCCGACCCTGGGGGCCTGGGTGGTCTACGGACTGGGAACCGAGAACCGGAACCTGCCGGCCTTCGTGGTGCTGGATGATCCCCAGGGCCTGCCCATCAACGGCATCGCCAACTGGCAGTCGGGGTTTCTGCCTCCCATCTACCAGGGAACCCGCTTGCGCTCGGTAGGCGATCCCCTGCTGAACCTGCGGCCCGAGGTCGCCGAGCCCACCGCCCTGGTGAAGATGGGAACCCGTCTCCGCCAACAGCTCGATCGCATCCACAGGAGAGACCGTCCCGGCCTGCCCGAGCTGGATGCCCGTATCGCCAGCTACGAGCTGGCCGCGCGCCTGCAGTTGGAAGCCACCGATGCCCTGGACCTGTCCCGGGAAAGCCCCAGGACCCTGGAAATGTATGGCGTCGGAAGAAAGCCTGCGGTGGTGGGGAAGACCCACGTCAACCCGGGTCCCGACAACTACGGCCGCCGCTGCATCATGGCCCGGCGGCTGGTGGAGCGCGGCGTCCGCTACGTCCAGGTATGCGTGAACAGTCAGATCTGGGACTCCCATTCCCACCTGGAGGCTGACCTGAGGTCCTGTTGCGACCGAACCGATCAACCGGTGGCAGCTCTATTGGCGGACTTGAAGGAGCGGGGATTGCTGGACAGCACCCTGGTGATCTGGGCCGGCGAGTTCGGCCGCCATCCCATCGCCCAGATCATGCCCAAGCAGGGTGTGGCCGGCCGGGACCACAATCCCCGGGGCTTCAGCCTCTGGATGGCCGGTGGAGGAGTCAAGGGAGGAACGGTCTACGGCGCCACCGATGAATTCGGCTATCGGGCCGTGGAAAACCCCGTCAGCATCGAGGACCTGCACGCCACCATCCTGCACCTGCTGGGCCTGCACCACGAAGAGCTCTTTTTCGAACGCAGCGGGCTCAGGGAAAAGATCACCTTCAACTTCGAACCCAGGGTCGTTCGCGAAATCCTGGCGTGA